TCTACTCTTTCATATTCAtgagacacatatttctctcccactttctctctctccatccctctccctctctctctcacacacacagccacccgaTCGGTACAAATTAAAACTAGGCCTTGGGTCAATTATCACTGGAGCTGGGAGTATGCTCATAAGAGAGCAGGGAAACAGGTAGGGAGAGGATGGAACTGTGGTGCCATTGAGGAGGACTCAGGTAGAATAAATAGACACAAAAATGCATACACATCATCTGGGTTGAAAAGCAGCAGCGTGTTGACTGTGTgggaaggagagatagaaaaagagagagagacctctgtCTATGTTAAGCTGTACTGTCTTCTGTTTGCAGAAGGCCTACGCTTATGGTCCTGTgactcccaaagtgtgcacttgttcacttcctttTAATGACTGCCAtaagaaaaaaaatcctcaagCCCATGTCTCCACCaatccaatgttttttttttgatgtGTGGGAAATAACAAgtgtacacttcaggagaaagacGATATTAAGatagtaagacatttaaacgtgttaaccctcgcaaggatgctggcccaaacagcatccctagccgcgtcctcagaacatgtgcagaccagctggctggtgtttttatggacatattcaatctctccctttcccagtctgctgtccccacatgcttcaagatggccaccattgttcctgtacccaagaatgcaaaggtaactgaactaaatgactatcgcctcgtagcactcacttctgtcatcattaagtgctttgagagactagtcaaggatcatatcacctccactttacctgtcaccctagacccacttcagttcgcttaccgcctcaataggtccacagacgacgcaatcgccatcacactgcactctgccctatcccatctggacaagaggaatacctatgtaagaatgctgttcattgattatagctgtgcattcaacaccatagtaccctcaaagctcatcattaagcttgaggccctgggtctcaaccccgccctgtgcatttgggtcctggacttcctgacgggccgcccccagatggtgaaggtaggaaacaatatctccactttgctgatcctcaacactggggccccacaatggtgcgtgctcagcccccccccccccccccccccccccccccccccccccccccccctcccccccccccccccccccccccccccctccccccccccccccccccccccccccctgtactccctgttcacccatgactgcgtggccatgcatgcctccaactcaatcatcaagtttgcagacgacacaacagtagtgggcttgataaccaacaacgacgaggcagcctacagggaggaggtgagggctctcggagtgtggtgtcaggaaaacaacctctcactcaacgtcaacaaaacaaaggagatcatcgtggacttcaggaaacagcagagggagcaccccctctGTACAAATCAcaaacaaactgaattggtccactcacatagacagtgtggtgaagaaggcgcaacagcgcctcttcaacctcaggaggctgaagaaatatggcttgtcacctaaaaccctcacaaacttttacagatgcacaattgagagcatcttgtcgggctgtatcaccgcctggtacggctaCTGCACAGCCCACAATCACAgaactctccagagggtggtgcagtctgcccaacgcatcaccgggggcaaactacctgccctccaggatacctacagcacccgatgtcacaggaaggccaaatagataatcaaggacaacaaccacccaagccattgcctgttcaccccgctaccatccagaaggtgaggtcagtgcaggtgcaacaaagctgggaccgagagactgaaaaacagcctctctcagtccatcagactgctaaacagccaacactaacacagagaggctgctgcctacagacttgaaatcattggccactttaataaatggatcactagtcactttaataatgccactttaataatgtttacatatgtttacattactcatctcatatgtatatactgtgttttataccatctattgcatctttcctatgccgctctgtcattgctcatccatatatttatatttatatattcttattccattcattACATTTTTGTGTGCATTAGGTAGTTTTTGGGGaattgttatattacttgttagatattactgcatggtcgaaactagaagtacaagcatttcgctacactcgcattaacatctgctaaccatgtgtacttgaccaataacatttgatttgattattgagATGCATCCATTGACCCAGAAACAGCTTCTTTTAATCCTACACAGCTCAGTCTACTTCACTTTCCCTTTCTCAACAGCCATATTGTTCTTAGTTCTGGCCTCGCACAGTTTGGTGATTTCATGAATTCATGTTCCCCCTTATTGCATCGATTGTATTGTTTTCCTTTTATCGAATGTAGCCTGTGCCTACATATTAGCTATTATGCTGAACATAAATTAACGGCAGTATATATAACTTTTATTAACAAAGTCATTTTCTAACTAATATCGTCGATATTTTGGTTGGAGATAGGTCTAGTAGGCCTATGCGTAACTTATTTCACGTTAGgccataggcctaggctacacgtTAGGTTGGTTTCACTGTGCTCTCACACAAGCTTTTGGTTTATGAAACTTTATTTAGCACTTACTTTACATAAACCGCTAAATACCATACATTTTGCATTAAAAGTCATGttaaaattcgctagctagctaaccaacaactgtaaatatgtatttgagagacaacaagtgctcattgtgcaaatataTTTACGTTTTCAATAAATATGGAAGACGGAATATAGttttgttgtcaacaatctaagccaacacCTTCTGATTTGTCCCATAATTGTGCATGTGTCGGTATTGTTACTAAACTATTTGGTTAATAATAATTAtggttattccatgcgagacattgccaagaaactgaagatctcgtacaacgctgtgtactaatcccttcacagaacagcgcaaactggctctaaccagaatagaaagaggagtgtgaggccccggtgcacaactgagcaagaggacaagtacattagtgtctagtttgagagacagatgcttcacaagtcctcaactggcagcttcattaaatagtacccgcgactctgggatgctggccttctaggcagagttgcaaagttatcagacttgccaataaaaagaaaagattaagatgggcaaaagaacacagacactggacagaggaactctgccaagtGTGACAAAACCTCAcatttttgatatgccacacctgttacatggtgtgtttatatttttgttcagtgtaaatattaATCTTCAAGTGCAGTGTGATGTGAAATAGCTGATGAAACGTTATAAATCGATATTGGTCTATCTGAAGAAATCATTCGGCTGATATCCTCAATTTTTTGAGATTCTGTTTTTTGTCAAAAAGCCTGGGTCGTCTTGTGGTGGTCAAGAAAAACCATACTTACTCAGTCTTTGCGCTCACATTAACAATAGTTGTCTGGGCTATAATGCGACATAAGTTAAATACTACATTTTGGCAAGTGTTCAAGTTTAGCGTCTCGTTCTTGCccgtttaattattattatttttttttaactattagCTGCAGCTCTTGATTAAATAATTGCAATGATAATGGCCATACATTATGCCCAGACAAAGGTCGCCTTTAGTTTAGAGGATTATTATTCAAATTCAAAACAGTAACAAGCTTTAATTAAACACGCTAAAGgcacggagggagagagggcattTCTATGGTCGCAcctctcctgctgctgctccagttcccCGGTGGATGGTGGTTCTTGCCGCCACCGGACTTGATAAACACGTTTGATGCTGGTTGTTTACCCAATGAAACCAAGCCTTTAGTGTTCGGGGCGATAGGGACCGCATCAGAGCAAAGGATGCTTTATCCCTAACCGCTTCATTAGAGCTCTCTGATTCCCACATTAGTTTATTGTAAGAAACAACTTTTATCACGCAACGTAATCAGCGGGCCCAGAAGAATAGAACATACGGACTATGTGAAGTTTTTCCTTTTGTCTTATGTCATGTTTGGGTAACAATAGATGGCTCAGCACAATACCAGACTTCATCATACAGTCATACCAGCAACCATGTAGTAAATAGTGTGTTCATCTTCATTCCAAAACTCAATTTTGAAATTAGGGGATGCTTTTATCAAGAGTAGGCTATAGAccaacattgtgtttttataaatCTTACTATAAGGGATtaaagttttccaatgcctataGGCGAATTCTTTTGTACAAACCACTCCATGTTGTGCTTAATGTTTAAATGATCATATTATCACTATTGAAATGAATTTCGTTCAATTATTCAGAAGTTAATTTAAGCACTGGCCTCAATGTAAGTTTCATTTTTTTTCAAAGCAATAAAAAGGTTTCTTCTTAATATGAATAATTTCAAGTGCTTATTATTCGAAATTGCTCACGAAATCGGATTCATTGAGTGAATCTTTATCATGCATTAACACCGTTAGATATTACTGTGCACGTTAGGCCTATGACACTGTATATTAATGGACGGATTATCAAGAGCTGGTTATGTTCGAGGGCACGGGCTTTCAGCTTTACGCAGCTTCCACATCAATGTCATGTGTGGAGTTGGTCACAGGGGTGACCTATCCCAGTTAATAACCAGAGGATGTATCATTTTTTAGCTTCACCAAACCATACGTATGCCTACTGGACTATAAGCGCATAGAGTCATTACACCTGCCTTTCAACGGCAGAAAACGTCAAGGTGAGCTCATGACATTGCAGAACTTggagaaaaaataataaaacgCTTAGTGTTGTCATTTATGGTTGACGAATTTGGTTTGTCGTTTAATTTAATCAGTAGACTAGGAAACGTGTGATGGTTCCGTATTTTACCGTTTACATCTTCACAATCACAGGTTGAAATAGACGAAGGAAACTTCAAACATGCCCGAAGCCAACGGCAGTCTAATCAGAACAATTTAGTGGGCTTTATTAAATATCTTCCGTATTCAATTATCTGTTGCCTAGTTCAAATTCACTGAGATTTACATATACATAAATACTACATCACTCAATtgattctctacacaattccTTCATCAAAAGTGCTATAGGCCTATGCGTAGTATAATACCTATAGGCTACACATTGGTCTATGAGCATAACATTGTTATAGTAGCCTATAGCAAAAATTGCTGTGACTTAGTATGCCTTTGCTGCATATTGTGTATTTTCACGAATAAGACAATCAGGCCAACCAATTATAATGGAATCGGGATGTTGTTTTACTGTAAAATACATTAGGCCTACATACTATTCAATAAAAGCCACATTGACTGACTGATAGTTTTACCTGATGGCTTTTTCAGTCTGTAAACGGCTTGTAAATTGTATGATTGCGTCCCCTGGTGGTGATCTAGCAAACTACATCACTGATCGTAGCAGGCAAGTGCAGCATGTTGCACCTTTTAGCACATCTGGTTGAACTTAGTCACACACATCCTCAATTGTCAAGTCTTTGTTATACATTTCATGTGCATGTAGACTAGTTTGATTGAAATATTGTAGTTATATGTCTCTGCAAAAATTGTGAAACAGTGCATTATAAACTAAATTGAATACATTATTTGAACATTAAACAGAATAAAGGTCACTGTCCCAAGTCTTGTCCCTGTCCCTTCCCTTATCCCTGTCCCTTCCCTGATCCCTGCCCCTCCCCTGCAGATCCCTGCCCCTCCCCTGCAGATCCCTGTCCCTTCCCTGATCCCTGCCCCTCCCCTGCAGATCCATGTCCCTCCCCTCCAGGTCCCTGGTCATGTTCCTCCTGAGGAGTTGCTTCAGCCCCCTTGAGGAAGGTACGAAAGTGCTCTTCTGTGTTGAGCTCAGGTTTCTTCAGCAGCAGGTGACATTTTGGCAGATAGTAGGCCACCATCAGTCCCATGTTACTGAGCAAACTGACAGATACATGAACGATGGAGCGGTCTTTGTCATTCAGACCAGTGTAGATGGGGATGAAGACCACCCAAACCACGCAGTAGGTCAGGGTGGAGAAGGTGATATCTCTGGCCAGGTTGTACTGTCGAACGGTCTTCACAGCCATGAAGGTGCACATGAAGGATGTGAGGGCCAGGAggccattgaaaccctgcatcaGGCCCAGACCTAAAATGGGTTCCACAGGGCATCGTAGGAACTTCCTCACAAAGTTCaccttcatcttggccaggtacTGGGATAGAGAGGGCCCTTCCTGGACATAGTAGCCACAGATCCCTGCCTGCACTCCACAGCAGGCCAATACTAGCAGACAGCCTCCAGGGCCTCTCAGTGTATCCAGATGAAAAGGAGCCTTGCCAGGGAATTCTGTCACGTACACAATCTGAGGGAGGACAGAGAATTAGCTATTCCAGGATTCATGATATTCTGCGTCTTCCTCACTCATATTCATCCAAATGTCTCCTGAACTGTTGGATTTTTTAAATCAAAGAAAACCTATTTAGCTATATAATATATCCAatgtttcatgtttgttttgtgttccACAGGTCTAGGCCTTACCTGCAGTGAGATGGCTAGGATGGTGGACAGGGTGACCGTTTGGAAAATAGAGCTGACGGGCAGCTGCAGACGACACACCAGCTCCCCCGGCTGGCCCAGGaacagcagcaggcaggcacaGCCCCCCATCAGGCTGAGGAGGGCCACACCACCCAGGGCCCCTCCAGAGGCCCTCACCAGTGGAGACCCCCGGTGCTGCAGGAGCAGGACCCCCACAGCCCCCTGACAGGCCAGCAGCACCAGCATGGCAAGCAGCAACCCCAGGGACTCAGGCTGGCCCCAAGTCAGGAAGTCAAAGGTAGGCTCTGTGCAGTTGGTGCTACGTACCAGGGACCACTGGCCCTCTAGACACTGGGTACACTGGATGTccactggagacagagagggagcagagacgTGGTTAGAATGATAGAATGATAGAACCAGATAAGAGTACAAAGTCTTATAAGACCACCACTCACATCTTTCAATTTTGTAAATTTATTGGGCATTTTTTAAACACAATGTTGGCCGTGTGTGACAAAGGTGTAAAGCTGTTAGTCTGTTCATCTGTTAGTTTCAGCATGTTGCTCAAGGAAAATATCAAAGAAATCTACAAAACCAAATCACAAGAGTGATGGCTTTTTTAATGCCTAGATTGATGGATGTAATTTCTGTGAGTGTGAATCACCCACTTGTGCCATTCTGGAAGGTGCCCGGTAAACATTCAATACAGTCATAGCAGCAGGAATGGAAGCCTTTCACTCTGCGCACCTGGCCAGGGCCACACTCAGAGGAACAGGTAGACTCAGGGGCCTGCAGCAGAGGTGGGGTCAGACAGGATGTGGTGGTcaacaccacaggaggctgctgaagggaggacggctcataataacggccggaatggagcgaatggaatggcatcaaacacatgaaaaccatgttgttgttcttttatacaattccacaaattctgctccagccattaccacgagtctgtcctccccaattaaggtgccaccaacctcctgtggtaaaCACACTTAAATGAAGACTTTTTTAATGTCAAACATTTGAGCAGCTTTAACCAATAGTGGTGAAAATTGAGTTTGGTGCATAAAAGGAAGATGCAATCTACTCTAGCTGAAGGAACTTAGAAACGTTACCACTTTGTGGAGCATAGCTGGCACATTAAAAAGGCTTAATCCCAGAGGTAAAAATGTGAAAAGCCAATCAAATCCAACATTATGTTTGATGAGGAGATGGGGCGGCGATTACCTTAGTACTGCCtgtatgccattggatgagggtGTTGTTAATTGACAGGTTCTTATAGAAGGTGCCGACATCTTTGAAACTCAGACTGTTGTTTCTCCAGACCCACTGTAGTACATTGTAGCCAATGTTTGGGTTTCCATTACTGTCAAACTCAAAATGACTTCCATTTAGACTGAAGTTTACCTTCTTCAGCACCTCCAACAGCTGCAGGGGGAAAGTGTTGTTAATTACATTTGTAAAAGTATCCTTGCACAGTCTCACATAATCATTATCATTATCTGGAGAAAAAAAGTAACTGTGAGGGAGAATGTACCTGCCAGGGATAGACTTTGCTTTTAGCGCCCCTCGGGCAGCTATTGGCATTGCACCTGAGCAGATTATGCAGTGCGTGTGCAACGCTGTAGATGGCAGCATAGACACTGAAAGCTGACCTCAGCAGTATGGGCTCTGTCACTAGACGTAAATTGTCTGGAGACAGGTTCCAGCAGTCTGGGCACTGGTTCATACCACGGGTTGACTCTGTATCTGGTGAGGGCTGCctggccctctcctctctgatcctGGAGAAGAGTTCCCTGGTGTAGGGTGTGAGCAGGCCCAGGGTCTGGCTCTGGACTGCGAAGGCGATGATAGTGCCCACAGTGTGGATGTTTGGGAGAGTTGATACGTCTCTGTGCAGGGCCCAATCTTCGCTGGCCACCCACACACCTGTCAGATTCCTCCTGATCACCTGATCACAAACAGCATGTTGGTATCGTAGCAATGGTCATTGAAATTGTTAAAACGTTTTTAAAACTATTGTAATAAATGAAATAGTTGGAAATAGATTAAGTAACTCCAAACTTTTAGAATTGTTTATAATCTAtcagatattgactgaattatagcacataaaacattttactgacaCGGAAAAATTATGAATGAAGTTCAgggattttggtgggaattcaTGTAGTACATTTATTGTCAGAGGTAACTT
The window above is part of the Salvelinus sp. IW2-2015 unplaced genomic scaffold, ASM291031v2 Un_scaffold667, whole genome shotgun sequence genome. Proteins encoded here:
- the LOC112068739 gene encoding taste receptor type 1 member 3-like: MAAPLRLLVLCWVLGAGRSQSSPPWFQNITTNLFNSSGDILLGGLFPINELTSNLSHRVKPDNISCDRINEHGLGMALVMKYTVDEINANSTLLPGIRLGYEIFDTCKQSAVIVKPTLFFLTEDSSRELAVMCNYTDYVTRVVAVIGPSTSEMVSVIGKLLGFFLMPQISYLATSDMFSDKSMYPSFLRTVPSDKRQVEAMVYLLNRFQWNWVAVVGSEDEYGRQGQRQFSTLAARNSICVGYEGLIPMYRDPQPVVREILDRIAEAKVGVVVVFSLSQPARAFFTEVIRRNLTGVWVASEDWALHRDVSTLPNIHTVGTIIAFAVQSQTLGLLTPYTRELFSRIREERARQPSPDTESTRGMNQCPDCWNLSPDNLRLVTEPILLRSAFSVYAAIYSVAHALHNLLRCNANSCPRGAKSKVYPWQLLEVLKKVNFSLNGSHFEFDSNGNPNIGYNVLQWVWRNNSLSFKDVGTFYKNLSINNTLIQWHTGSTKAPESTCSSECGPGQVRRVKGFHSCCYDCIECLPGTFQNGTMDIQCTQCLEGQWSLVRSTNCTEPTFDFLTWGQPESLGLLLAMLVLLACQGAVGVLLLQHRGSPLVRASGGALGGVALLSLMGGCACLLLFLGQPGELVCRLQLPVSSIFQTVTLSTILAISLQIVYVTEFPGKAPFHLDTLRGPGGCLLVLACCGVQAGICGYYVQEGPSLSQYLAKMKVNFVRKFLRCPVEPILGLGLMQGFNGLLALTSFMCTFMAVKTVRQYNLARDITFSTLTYCVVWVVFIPIYTGLNDKDRSIVHVSVSLLSNMGLMVAYYLPKCHLLLKKPELNTEEHFRTFLKGAEATPQEEHDQGPGGEGHGSAGEGQGSGKGQGSAGEGQGSAGEGQGSGKGQG